The following DNA comes from Qingshengfaniella alkalisoli.
AGCGAAGGTGTTGAAACCAAGCCCCCGATCATTCTCGAGAATATAGTCGCGGATGGGCCGCGAAACATCGGATGGCAGATCATCCGCGAGGGCGAAGCGGTAATTGTAGATGGCAGCGGAGTTGCGCCCCATTTCCGCAAGCGTCAGGCCCAGATAGGCCCGAGCAGCAGAATGGGCGGGTTCCAGCGACAGCACCTCACGAAATAGTCGCTCCGCTTCAGCCAGGTTTTCCCGCAAAAGGGCAATACGCGCGTCAAAGAACACCTGGTCCGCACGAGACGTCGATTGGTTCCCTTCAGCTAGAAGAACTGTCTCAGCCTGAGCGATACTTCCCTCTGGCACAATGAAATAGTCGACCTCCTGCCCAAAGGACATCGTTGGAAGATGCCCGAACAGGAGGTAGACAGCACAGGACCAGAGCCGTGAATTCGTAGCCTTCACCACGACCCTATAGAACAAACATTCCAATCACCGGGTTACCGACGTGTTGCGTTGAAATTACCGTCGATCTCGATGCGATCATCATCGTCGTCAGTGTCGAATTCACCGCTAATACGTGACCGGTCGCGTGTCATGTCACCATCAAGCTCGGTACGAGAATTTTGCGTGTAGTTCCCATAGGTGAACGTCTCCCGACCGCGATCCGTATCGAATTCGTAGTCGTCGTCATCCCGTTCGATACGCACGTTCTCGTACTCTGCCCGATAGGAATCGACGACACCTGCTTTTGGTGTACCTCGTAGAGTGACATCGATCTCGTCATTGCGGAAATCGGCTGTTGCCTGGACCGTTCCTTTAAATTGTCCTCCGCGATAGGCGCCGAGCTGGCGGAAATCATCGTCCGGGTCTGCGGTCGCAGTGAAGGATCCGCGGTAGACGCCGGTATTGCTGCCCCCTGAACTTGAGCCTCCGCCGGAGCCGCCGGAGCTGGAACCTCCACCGGAACCACCGCTAGAACTCGATCCGCCACGATCATCATCATCGCTGCCGCCACCGCCTCCGCCGCCACAGGCCGCCAATCCGAGAGTGGTCAAAGACACGATCAGGAAAGATTGAATGGAACTTGGCATGCTAGAATTCCTTTCAGAGTTGTATGAGGTACCGTGACGTCGCTTCACGGCACGCCATTTTGTTGCGTCTCACCCGCATTGGCCCAAGTAACCGGTTTGAGCGCCGTATATTTGTAGCATCGCCAATACTGCTCAAACCTCAAATTAGAAGATAATTAGAATCGGAGATCGGCAGTTCCGAGATCAGATCGAACCTGTATGCTGGCCGTGTGGGTCCAACGCGATCCGACGTCACTAAAGGGCGCTGCCACAGGCAATATGAAGATCAAAACGAAGCTATTTGCCAGCCATTTGATCATGGCAGCCGTCGTAAGCCTGATCGCGGCTGTTTTTATCACGGTCCTTCGGACCGGAGAGACAAACCAGCGCGAGTTGAGCACGTCCTACGAGCAAATACGGGCCATCAATTTTATTGCTGCGTGGGCAAACGACTACTCCGAGCAGGTGGCGGAACTTTTCATTCTGGGCACCGACACCACCGAGATCATTGAAGCGCGCGATGGGCTGCTCGATGCTCTCGCCCGCAAGGAAGATCTTTTGCTGGCCGAAATGCGTCAACATCCAAATGATGGAGCGCCGCGACCGGAGCACCCGGAACTCAACCGCATAGATGCAATGCGTGAGATGGTGCTCGAACTTGACCACGTTCGAAAAGAGGTAGAGGTCTTGTTGTCCGATGGACATCAAGCCGATGCCGAGGTGATCTATCGGAACCAGATCGAGCATCGTCTGGACAGCGTACTCGGAGATCTGATCGACTCCGCAACCGTCAATGAACGTGCCGAGGTCAACGCGGCCATTGCCAGCTCTGCACAGCTTTCTGATCGGATGCGGTTCTTGGCATTTGCCTTGGTAGGAACCGCTGCGCTCCTGGCATTGGGTAACGCTCTCATGCTGCACCGGGGAATATCCCGCCCGATATCCGCATTATCCGAAGGTGCCGATGCGGTTGGCCGAGGAGATCTTTCGCATACGGTCGACGTCAGTAGTCGGGACGAACTCGGCGCTTTGGCAGAACGTTTCAACGTTATGACCTCTCAGCTTCGCGATCAGCGGGACCGTTTGCTTCACGCGAACGACCTACTTGAGAAACAGGTGGCTGAACGGACGCGGGAACTCAGCGAAAGGAGTGAACAAGTTGAGCACGCCAACCGTCGCCTGCGTGATATTGATGCCAATCGCGCGCAGTTTTTCGCCGACATCAGCCATGAGTTGCGGACACCGCTGACAATTCTGCGTGGACATGCGGAAGTGACATTGCGCGCGCCGGATAGTTCCAATGAACGTTTGCGGCAATCGCTGACCCAGGTGGTGCGTAAAGCGGACCAGATTGGGCGTCTGGTTGAAGACTTGCTGTTCCTGGCCCGCTCCGAGGCGGGAACCATCACTGTCGAAACCGAGCCCGTCGACCTTCAGGAAGTGTTTGCCGATGTCTTGCTTGACTGCCACGGCTTGCGGAGACGGCCGGGTGTCACCATCTCACCGCAACAGGCCGTGCTGGAACCTGTCATGGTTACGGGGGATCCGGGAAGACTTCGTCAAGCCATCATGATCCCTGTGGACAATGCAATTCGGGTCGCGCCCGCCGGGTCCGTCGTCAGTCTTGACCTTGGAGTTGTCGACCGATGGGTTCGCATCGCGGTAATCGACCAAGGCCCCGGTTTCACTCCCGACGAGGCCAAGCAAGCTTTCAGCCGGTTCTATAGCGGTCGTCGGACTCGCGGACGGAGCGATAGCGGGACCGGCTTGGGCCTTGCCATCGCCCATTGGATCATCAATCAGCACAATGGCAGGATCAGTGTCCATAGCACGCCGGGCCACGGTGCCGAGATACGCATTGACCTCCCATTGTCTGCGGAACCGAAATGACATATTCGACAATCCTGATCGTGGAGGATGACACGGAAATCGCCGATTTCCTTTCTGTCGGTCTCAGGGCCGAGGGCTATGATATTCTGGTCGAACCAAACGGGGCTAATCTTCTCGACCACGTACGGGAGGATGCCGTGAAGCTGGTCATCCTCGACCGGATGCTGCCGGACGCCGAGGGTGCCGATCTTTGTCGTCGCTTGCGAGCGGCCGACAGCGATGTCCTCGTCCTGATGTTGACGGCGCGCGATGCGCTCCAGGAAAAACTGGAGGGGTTTCGTGCTGGCGCTGATGACTATGTCACGAAGCCTTTCGCCTTCGAAGAGCTGTTGGCCCGGGTTGAGGTCCTGCTACGGCGATCAATATCGACAGAACCTCTCCCGCAAGCGCTGACCTTCGCCGACATGTCCATTGATATCTCTCGAAAGACTGCGCAGCGTGCGGGTATCGATCTTGGTCTCACGGCTACCGAGTTCAACCTTCTGCGGTATTTCCTTGAGAATGCCGAGCGTGTTGTCAGCAGGATGGAGATACTGAACGCGGTCTGGGGCTATGACTTTGATCCGAATACCAACATTGTCGAAGTCTATATCGCCTATCTTCGAAAGAAGCTGGAATCCGGCGGCGGCATACGCCTGATCCAGAATGTCCGCGGCTTCGGGTATCGGCTATCGGTTGAAAGCGACCCAAGAGATTGAGAACTCGGCTCGAACAATCGCATTGAGATGCTCGCGCAGACCAACGCGAAAGAGGAAGAAAATTCAGTGCCGTTTCAAATCCAGCCCGCGGGCGCACATCCTGCGCAGACGTTCTCTCCTATTGGGTATAATATAATGCTAGCCAATATATTACG
Coding sequences within:
- a CDS encoding sensor histidine kinase; translation: MKIKTKLFASHLIMAAVVSLIAAVFITVLRTGETNQRELSTSYEQIRAINFIAAWANDYSEQVAELFILGTDTTEIIEARDGLLDALARKEDLLLAEMRQHPNDGAPRPEHPELNRIDAMREMVLELDHVRKEVEVLLSDGHQADAEVIYRNQIEHRLDSVLGDLIDSATVNERAEVNAAIASSAQLSDRMRFLAFALVGTAALLALGNALMLHRGISRPISALSEGADAVGRGDLSHTVDVSSRDELGALAERFNVMTSQLRDQRDRLLHANDLLEKQVAERTRELSERSEQVEHANRRLRDIDANRAQFFADISHELRTPLTILRGHAEVTLRAPDSSNERLRQSLTQVVRKADQIGRLVEDLLFLARSEAGTITVETEPVDLQEVFADVLLDCHGLRRRPGVTISPQQAVLEPVMVTGDPGRLRQAIMIPVDNAIRVAPAGSVVSLDLGVVDRWVRIAVIDQGPGFTPDEAKQAFSRFYSGRRTRGRSDSGTGLGLAIAHWIINQHNGRISVHSTPGHGAEIRIDLPLSAEPK
- a CDS encoding response regulator transcription factor: MTYSTILIVEDDTEIADFLSVGLRAEGYDILVEPNGANLLDHVREDAVKLVILDRMLPDAEGADLCRRLRAADSDVLVLMLTARDALQEKLEGFRAGADDYVTKPFAFEELLARVEVLLRRSISTEPLPQALTFADMSIDISRKTAQRAGIDLGLTATEFNLLRYFLENAERVVSRMEILNAVWGYDFDPNTNIVEVYIAYLRKKLESGGGIRLIQNVRGFGYRLSVESDPRD